The nucleotide sequence CAGGAAAACGGCATCAGCGTCTTCACGGCGACCGTGAGTCTGCCTAACCCGGAGGGCAAACTGCGGCCCGGCATGACCGCGGAGGCGGAGATCATCCAGAACGAGGCGTCCGGGTTGGTCGTGCCGCAGCGGGCGGTGCAGACCGTGCGGGACCGGCATTACGTGCTGGTCCAGGGCGAGGAAGGCGGCGAGCCTGAGCGCACCCGCGTGACCCTGGGCCCGACGGACGGCACCAACGTCATCGTAGAAAGTGGCTTGACCGCTGGGCAGGTGGTGGTGGTGCCGGGGAGCACTCGGCGCGGCACCTCCAGTACCGGCAGCAGCGGACAGGAGCAGCGGGGTGGCTTTGGCGGCCCGCCTCCCGGCGCGTTCGGCGGGGGAATGCCATGACGGAATCCACCTTTCAGGTCAGGCCGACCACACTGGCTCCTCCTGTGGTGGACCTGCGGGACATTCGCAAGACCTACGCCCAGGGTGACGTGGTGTTCGAGGCGCTGCGGGGCGTGAGCCTCCAGATCCGGCAAGGCGAGATGGTGGCCCTGATGGGGCCTTCCGGCAGCGGCAAAACCACCCTGATGCAGCTGATCGGCCTGCTGGACCGTCCCAGCGCGGGGACCTATCACCTGGGTGGCCGTGACGTGACCACCCTGAGCGAGAACGAGCGGGCCGAGGCCCGGAACCGCGAGATCGGCTTCGTGTTCCAGGCGTTTCACCTCTTGCCCCGCCAGACCCTGCTGGAGAATGTGGAGGTGCCCCTCACCTACGCGGGGGTTCCGGCGCGGGAACGGCGCGAGCGGGCGCTGCAACTGCTGGAGCGCGTGGGCCTGGCGAACAAGGCCGGGAACCTCCCCAGCCAGATCAGCGGCGGGCAGAAGCAGCGCGTGGCCGTTGCCCGCGCCCTGGCGGGCCGTCCGCGCCTGCTGCTCGCGGACGAACCGACCGGGAACCTCGACACGCGCACCAGCGAGGAGGTGATGGCCCTTTTCAGCGAACTCCACGCCGAGGGCACCACCGTTGTCCTCGTCACGCACGAGCCGGACATCGGCGCCTATGCCGAACGGGTGATTCGCGTGCGTGACGGCCTGATCGAACGCGACGAGCGGCAGACGCCCCGCCGCCCGGAGGGCACTCCATGACCGTTCACCCAGACACCACCCCCCTTGTCACCCCCGTGCCGGAGGCGGAAGCTGCCGTGGTCAGGCGCGGCGGCCTGGGGCTGGGCGGGGCCTTTCGCATCGCCTGGCGGGCCATTGTGGGGACGCCCCTGCGCTCCATGCTGACCGCGCTGGGCGTGATTATCGGTGTGGCGGCGGTCGTCGCCCTCACCGCGATCGGACAGGGCAGCACGGCGGGTGTGACGCGCAATCTCGAAGCGCTGGGCACCAACCTCCTCACCGTGCAGAGCGCGCGGGGACGGCCCGGCGGCAGCCTGGTCCGGGGCGGGCCCCGTCAGACCATCACCGTGGAGGATGCAGAAGCGCTTGCGACGGCCTTTGGGGACCGGGTGGTGGGCGTAGCCCCCACGGTGCAGAGCAGCGTGCAAGCCAAGGTGGGGAGCAGCAACACGCAGGTCACGGTGGTGGGCACCTGGCCCCCCTATGAGACGGTTCGCAACAGCCCGGTGGAGCGCGGAGCCTACTTTACCCAGGCCGATGTGGAAGGTCGCAAGCGGACTGCCGTCATCGGCGCGCAGGTGGTGGCGGACCTCTTTACGGACGGCAGTGACCCCATCGGGCAGAAAATTCGCCTCAACGGCGTGTCCTTTACGGTCGTCGGCGTGCTGCCCGACAAGGGCAACAGCGGCTTTGGCAACGCCAACAGCCAGGTGCTCATTCCCCTGAGCACCTACACCCAGCGGTTTGCCCGCACGAACAGCGCCGGAGGCCAGCCCACAGTGAACAACGTGTACCTCCAGGCTGCCCGCAAGGATGACCTCAGCCAGCTTCAGTCGGACGTGACCGAGCTGCTCGCCGCCCGCCACGAGCAGACCGACCCTGAGAACCTCGATTTTCAGGTGCAGAACCAGGCGGACGCGCTGGCCAGCCTCAACAGCGTGACGGGCACGCTCACCCTGCTGGTGGGCGCGATTGCCGGAATCAGCCTCCTGGTGGGCGGCATCGGCATCATGAACATCATGCTTGTCAGCGTGACCGAGCGCACCCGCGAGATCGGGATCCGCAAGGCGCTCGGGGCCAAGCCCCGCGACATCCTCACGCAGTTTTTGGTCGAGGCCGCCCTGCTCTCTGTCGGTGGCGGCCTGATCGGCCTGGCGCTGGGCATCGGGGCCGCCTACATCGGGAACGCCTTCGGGATCAGCCCGGTCTTCTCGCCCACGCCCATCCTCGTCGCCTTTGCCTTTAGCGCCCTCGTTGGCCTGTTCTTTGGCTACTATCCCGCCGCCCGCGCAGCCCGGCTCGATCCGGTAGACAGCCTGCGGTACGAGTGAAGCTTTCGCCCACCAGCAAACACATACAAGGAGCCCCCTATGAAGCCTATGCAGAAGCCCTTCAAGCTCCTCCTGCCCCTCGGCCTCGTTCTCCTGCCCGTGGCGGGCGCGCAGCAAAGCGGCCAGACGCCGCAGCTCACCCCGGAAATGCGGGCGCGCATGGCGCAGATGCAGCCGGTCATGGACCTGGTCCAGACAGTCAGGTTGCTGCCCGAGCTGGAAAAGAACAGGGCGACGGCGGTGACAAAGGCGCAGGCCAAGCAACTGCTTCCCATCCTGACCGCCCTGCAAAAGGCCAAGGTGGTGCAGCCCAACGACGCCCAGAAGTACCTCACGCAGATCGAAGACAAGATTCTGACGGCGCGGCAGCTCACGGCGCTCGACGATCTGTTGCTCAAGGCCGAGCAGGAGCGCGAGGCGCGGCGGGCACAGGCGCGAAGCGGACCAAATGGGGGCGGCCAGGGCCAGCTGGGGCTGCGGCTTCCAGGGGTGCCCGGCAGGCTCGGCGGCCCGTCTGGTGGGACGGGGCAGAACGCGGGAGCGCGGGGTCAGAGCGGCCCATTTCACCCCTTCGCCCAGGGCCGGGGCGCCGACGCCCTGAAGCAGTACATCGCGGTGCTGCAGAAGAAGTAGAAGTAACCGCCCTTCCTCGCGACCGAACGCCATCCGGCGTCCTTCCCCAGGTGGCGTTTCCCTACAGGTACGCCAGCGCCCATTCCGTTGCCCCGTGTGCCAGCCCCGCCCGCAGCAGCGCCAGGCCGTCCGGCGGCGTGTCCCGGTGGTGGGGGAGACCGGCGGCCAGGGCCTCGAACTCCGCCAGGGGCCGCTTTTCGGGGGCATGAATGACGCGGGTGACCACGCCCCCCCGGACCTCATAGACCGCGCCGTAGACGTTGCCGCGCCGCGCATCAAGCGAGACGGCCACCTCGCCTTCGGGGACGCTTCCGCTCGCCCCGCGCACGAGGGCTTCCAGGGTAGAGACGCCCCTGACCGGCGCCCCCCAGACGCGCCCCAGCCCCAGCGCGTAGCTCGCGCCGACGCGCACGCCGGTGTACGAGCCCGGCCCGGTTCCAAGAACGATGGTTTGGGCAAAAAAGGGCAGACCTGCGCGCTTGAACAGGGCCTTGGCGGCATCCGGGAGGCGTTCGGCGTGCGCGCGGCCCACCTCCTCGGAAAGCTGGGCCTCTGCGCCGTCCCAGGCCAGCGCCAGGGTCAGAAAGGAGGTGGCGGTGTCCAGGGCGAGAGTCACACGGGGCGTGGGGCCTTGCATGGGCGGCATTCTAGGGTGCCTCGGTGCCGGCGCTGTCACCGCCGTGGGAACGTGACTGGGGGTGGATTCGGGGCAGCGCGGCCCGGTGGTATGGTGAACCTACCATGACCAACACCGCCAACATCGCCAAAGGGCTGGAAGGCGTTCTCTTCACCGAGACCAAACTGACCTTTATCAACGGCGCAGAAGGCATCCTCACGCACCTGGGCATTCCTATTCAGGAGTGGGCCGAGAAGAGCACCTTTGAGGAACTGTCCCTGGCGCTGCTTGACGGCAAGCTGCCCACCGCCGAGGAACTCGCCCGCTTCGACGCGGAGCTCCGGGCCAACCGAGCGGTGCCGCAGGGGCTCCTGGACGTAATTCAGGCGATGCCGCGCGGCGTTCACCCCATGCAGGCGCTGCGCACGGCCGCCTCGTACCTGGGCCTGTTGGATCCCCAGGCCGAGGACACCAGCGAGGCGGGCCGCCGGGCCATCGCCATTCGCCTCATCGCGCAGTTTGCCACCATCATCGCGGCGATTGCCCGCGCGCAGGAGGGGCAGGAGATCATCGCGCCGCGCCTGGACCTGACGCACGCGGGGAACTTCCTGTACATGCTCACCGGCAAGGAACCCACGGCCGAGCAGGCCCGGCTCTTTGACATCGCCCTGGTGCTGCACGCCGACCACGGCATGAACGCGAGCACCTTTACGGCGATCGCCACGGCCAGCACCCTCAGCGACATGTATTCCTGCATCACCTCCGCCATCGGCGCGCTCAAGGGGCCGCTTCACGGCGGCGCCAATGAGGCCGTGATGGACATGCTTGATGAGATCGGCACCCCCGACCGAGCAGCGGAATACATCAGCGGCAAGCTCGACCGCAAGGAAAAGATCATGGGCGTCGGGCACCGCGTCTACAAGTACTTTGACCCCCGCTCCCGCGTCCTGCGCGACTACGCCGAGCACGTCGCCAACAAGGAAGGCAAAAGTAACTATTACCAGATTCTCGAAACGATTGAAAAGATCGTGGTGGACCGCATGGGCGCCAAGGGCATCTACCCCAATGTGGACTTCTACAGCGGCACCGTCTACAGCGACCTGGGCATCAAGAAGGAATACTTCACGCCCATTTTCGCCCTGGCCCGCATCAGCGGCTGGTGTGCCTCGGTGATCGAGTACACCCGTGACAACCGCCTGCTGCGCCCCGACGCGCTGTACACCGGCGCGCGGGATCAGCACTACGTGCCGCTGCAAGACCGGCAGTAAGCGAAAGGCAAAGAGGGCCGGGGCACACGCGCTCCGGCCTTGTTCTTTGGACGTGGGGCTGCACGGATTAGGCGCTCATCCCCTTGCTGCCGTGCAGGGTGCGCTCGACCGCCTCGGTGACTTCGGCCTCGAAGCGGCGCAGGTGCTCGCGCAACCTCTCCAGTTCGCTGGAACCGAGGTCGCGCAGCCACAGCACGCTGCGGCCCAGCACGGCAAAGGTGAGGGGGGTGTCGTCGCCCGCCTCCTCATCGTCGACCGGATCAAGGTTCAGGGCGCCGTAGTCGAGGCCCTGGTTGAGCAGGTTCATGCCCATCAGGATGTCCGGCAGAGCGTCTTCCTCGACGTAGAGGTCAAGGTCGAGGTGGAGCCTCACAATCACGCCGCCCTGCGGATCGGGCTCCGCGAAGAGGGCGACGCGGCTTTCCCCATTGCGGACCAGGGCGCCGTCTTCCACCGCCTCGACGGTCATGCCGCTTTCCTCCAGGGCGCGCATGATGCGCTGAAGTTCCGTTCCGGGGGCCGTCATGGGAGGGAGTATAGAGCGGTGGCTGCGGGCCAACCGGTGGCCCGCCCCTTTTCGCGCTTCAGCCGTGATACACCCACTCGTTGCCCTGCCAGGTCCGCGCGAGTTGCCCGAGCAGGTGCAGGTGCTCGGCGTGCGCGAGGGTCTCGGCCAGAGCAAAGCGCCGCCCGGCGGTGTTGAGGTCACGGGGAAACATGGCGAGCGAGAGGCCGTAGGCGCTGCGCGGCTCACGGGTTGCCTCCGCCCGGATAAAGTCCAGCCGTTCGTGGTGGTGGTCACGCAGCTCGCGGGCGCGGGCCTGCACCCCCTCCATCACGGGGCCATGGTGCCCGACCACCGCCCGTGCTGGGTTGAGCGCCTCCAACTTGCCGAGCGTCTGAAGGTAGTCCCCCAGCGGATCAGGCCGGGTGTAGGCGTACAGGCCCACGTTGGGGCTGATTCTGGGCAAAATCGCGTCTCCGGCGATCAGCAGGCTTTCTTCCGCGTTCCAGAGGCCCAGGTGTCCGTCCGCGTGCCCGGGCAGCCACAGCACCTCCCACTCGCTGCCCGCCAGCGTGATCATCTGGCCCTCGCGCAGGGGCGCGACCCGGCTGGCGGGGTGAACGCGGGCACGGCCCCGGCGGCTGTCGTGTTCCAGCGTCGCGATGAGCTGGGGCGGCAACCCGTGGTCCTGCATGTGTTTGGTGTGGCCCGGGAGCCATTCCTCCCACAGGTGCCAGTAGCGCTCGCCGCGCCCGATCTCCACGTCGAGCATCTGCACGCTGGCCCCACTGCGCTCCTCGACCACGCCGGCTAGCCCGTAGTGGTCCGGATGATGGTGCGTGATGATAACCCGCTCCACGTCCGGCCAGTGCAGTCCCAGCGCGGCAAGGCCCCCTTCGATGGCCGCTCTGGCCTCGGGCGTGTCCAGCGCCGTGTCGATCAGGGTGACGGGACCGGCGGTGTCGATCAGGACCGTCACGGTCTTCATGGGGTAGGGGATAGGCACCTGGAGGGCGTGCAGCGTGCCGTGCACGGGGGTAAGAACGGGGTCAGGTGCGGTCATGTCCGGCAGGCTACCACCGGCGGCGAACGCCTCAGGGCAACAGCGTGAGTGACTGCGCGCGCACCTCGCTCGGGCTGAGGTACAGCTGCGCGCAGGCGACCGGGAGCCGGAACCGGCGCGGCCCGGCCGCCCCCGGATTCAGCCGGGTGACGCCCTCCCGTTCCTCCAGCCGCGGCGCGTGGGGAGAGAGGTCAAGGCGTTGCAGGTTGTGCAGCAGGTACACCCACACGCCCTCCAACGTCAACAGCAGGGTTTCTGGCAAATGAGCGAGCGGCGGGGTGCGGTCCACGTTCCCCCGCACCGCGTAGACCGGGTCAGGAGTAGCCGCGCGCAGGGCGTCCAGCACCTCCGGACTGCCCATGTCGCCCGCGTGGAGGACGGCGTCTGCTTCTCGCGCCAGCGTGAGGACTTCCGGGCGCAGCAGGCCGTGGGTGTCCGCGATCATCAGGGCGCGCACAGGCCACCATAAGAAACGCGCC is from Deinococcus sp. YIM 77859 and encodes:
- the tsaB gene encoding tRNA (adenosine(37)-N6)-threonylcarbamoyltransferase complex dimerization subunit type 1 TsaB translates to MPPMQGPTPRVTLALDTATSFLTLALAWDGAEAQLSEEVGRAHAERLPDAAKALFKRAGLPFFAQTIVLGTGPGSYTGVRVGASYALGLGRVWGAPVRGVSTLEALVRGASGSVPEGEVAVSLDARRGNVYGAVYEVRGGVVTRVIHAPEKRPLAEFEALAAGLPHHRDTPPDGLALLRAGLAHGATEWALAYL
- a CDS encoding citrate/2-methylcitrate synthase yields the protein MTNTANIAKGLEGVLFTETKLTFINGAEGILTHLGIPIQEWAEKSTFEELSLALLDGKLPTAEELARFDAELRANRAVPQGLLDVIQAMPRGVHPMQALRTAASYLGLLDPQAEDTSEAGRRAIAIRLIAQFATIIAAIARAQEGQEIIAPRLDLTHAGNFLYMLTGKEPTAEQARLFDIALVLHADHGMNASTFTAIATASTLSDMYSCITSAIGALKGPLHGGANEAVMDMLDEIGTPDRAAEYISGKLDRKEKIMGVGHRVYKYFDPRSRVLRDYAEHVANKEGKSNYYQILETIEKIVVDRMGAKGIYPNVDFYSGTVYSDLGIKKEYFTPIFALARISGWCASVIEYTRDNRLLRPDALYTGARDQHYVPLQDRQ
- a CDS encoding ABC transporter ATP-binding protein — translated: MTESTFQVRPTTLAPPVVDLRDIRKTYAQGDVVFEALRGVSLQIRQGEMVALMGPSGSGKTTLMQLIGLLDRPSAGTYHLGGRDVTTLSENERAEARNREIGFVFQAFHLLPRQTLLENVEVPLTYAGVPARERRERALQLLERVGLANKAGNLPSQISGGQKQRVAVARALAGRPRLLLADEPTGNLDTRTSEEVMALFSELHAEGTTVVLVTHEPDIGAYAERVIRVRDGLIERDERQTPRRPEGTP
- a CDS encoding metallophosphoesterase family protein; its protein translation is MRALMIADTHGLLRPEVLTLAREADAVLHAGDMGSPEVLDALRAATPDPVYAVRGNVDRTPPLAHLPETLLLTLEGVWVYLLHNLQRLDLSPHAPRLEEREGVTRLNPGAAGPRRFRLPVACAQLYLSPSEVRAQSLTLLP
- a CDS encoding MBL fold metallo-hydrolase, which translates into the protein MTAPDPVLTPVHGTLHALQVPIPYPMKTVTVLIDTAGPVTLIDTALDTPEARAAIEGGLAALGLHWPDVERVIITHHHPDHYGLAGVVEERSGASVQMLDVEIGRGERYWHLWEEWLPGHTKHMQDHGLPPQLIATLEHDSRRGRARVHPASRVAPLREGQMITLAGSEWEVLWLPGHADGHLGLWNAEESLLIAGDAILPRISPNVGLYAYTRPDPLGDYLQTLGKLEALNPARAVVGHHGPVMEGVQARARELRDHHHERLDFIRAEATREPRSAYGLSLAMFPRDLNTAGRRFALAETLAHAEHLHLLGQLARTWQGNEWVYHG
- a CDS encoding ABC transporter permease; this encodes MTVHPDTTPLVTPVPEAEAAVVRRGGLGLGGAFRIAWRAIVGTPLRSMLTALGVIIGVAAVVALTAIGQGSTAGVTRNLEALGTNLLTVQSARGRPGGSLVRGGPRQTITVEDAEALATAFGDRVVGVAPTVQSSVQAKVGSSNTQVTVVGTWPPYETVRNSPVERGAYFTQADVEGRKRTAVIGAQVVADLFTDGSDPIGQKIRLNGVSFTVVGVLPDKGNSGFGNANSQVLIPLSTYTQRFARTNSAGGQPTVNNVYLQAARKDDLSQLQSDVTELLAARHEQTDPENLDFQVQNQADALASLNSVTGTLTLLVGAIAGISLLVGGIGIMNIMLVSVTERTREIGIRKALGAKPRDILTQFLVEAALLSVGGGLIGLALGIGAAYIGNAFGISPVFSPTPILVAFAFSALVGLFFGYYPAARAARLDPVDSLRYE